TTGCCCCATACCTTATCGCTGCATAGGCAGCTGGCATATTTGCTATCATCATCGGTACCATGAAGGGGCTCACCCTGTTTGGGCCTTTCTCAAAAAGGGTGGTGAAGCTGTCGTCGATCGTTCCGATGCCGCCGACTCCGCTTCCCATGTAGACACCGAACAATTCCTTATCCAGGGATCCAAGATCAAGGCCGGCGTCCTTTACAGCAAGGTCAGTCGCGGCAGTTGAGAGGTGCAGTATCCTGTCTGTGCGGCGCACTTCTTTTTTGTCAAGCCACCTTTCAGGGTCAAAATCCCTTATTTCCGCGCCAATTTTTACGCTGTGTTGGGAAGTATCGAAAAGGGAAATGAGGCCGACACCGTTTTTGCCCTCCTCAAGAGCCTTCCAGTACTCCTCTTTGCCGATTCCAATGGGCGTAACTGCACCCACTCCTGTGATCACTACTCTTCTCATTGATTTTCCTCCGTGAAGATAGGAGGGACCGGCCTTATGCAGCCCCTCCTAAAAAGATTCATTTACTGACCTAGCCTTCCACTCCCAGCTTGGCTTTAACATAGTTCATAGCCTCGCCGACTGTGGTGAGTTTTTCTGCGTCTTCATCAGGGATCTCGATGTCAAATTCCTCTTCGATGCCCATGATGAGCTCAACGATATCGAGGGAGTCAGCGCCGAGATCTTCGACAAATGACGCTTCCGGCTTGATCTGCTCTTCTTCCGCGTTAAGGCGGTCCATTACGATCTCCTTAAGTTTTGCCTGTACTTCTTCCAATTTCATACAGTTCACCTCCTTCCAATTATTCTCTTCCTGCACTGATTTTTCTCTTTACGGTGCTTCCTCTTACATAGTCATTCCGCCGTCAACGGCTATGACCTGCCCCTGTATATACTCTGAATCGTCAGAAGCCAGAAAAGCAACTGCTTTAGCTATATCAGACGGGGTACCTGTCCTTCCGGAGGGGATATTTTTCAGCATGGTTTCCCTGATCTCCGGCGGAAGCACCGATGTCATGTCTGTATCTATGTAGCCGGGCGCAACGGCATTTGCCGTTATTCC
Above is a window of Synergistaceae bacterium DZ-S4 DNA encoding:
- the acpP gene encoding acyl carrier protein encodes the protein MEEVQAKLKEIVMDRLNAEEEQIKPEASFVEDLGADSLDIVELIMGIEEEFDIEIPDEDAEKLTTVGEAMNYVKAKLGVEG